In one window of Chloroflexota bacterium DNA:
- a CDS encoding TldD/PmbA family protein, with protein MRIHDPLSEELVLVRGLLPSLVAAMERTVPYAAAWVSRMQGLQIIVSDREQHIAEVLPSQGAVFTAWNGEFLEEAATSDLSRGILEKTALDLAKCITFRHGADGIDPGDALTQEYVTRVKMWPSDLSPQERLEFCIDLHARTRRLDPRIINVQVRYTDGAIATVFANRAKLLSQFVQRVRLLVLVMVSDGEKMRYDYLSRDGTGGMELLEVSDDDLRRLCDTAVALLSAERIEPGFYNVICTPDVSGVMAHEAFGHGVEMDMFLKDRAKSREFLGKRIAPPHVNILDDPSYPGGFGSYFFDDEGQLASPTYIIRDGIFERGLTDLYSAHVLGFPRSANGRRESFARKVYARMSNTFFGRGTTPVSEMVASMERGIYLKHVSSGMEDPKGWGVQLTCHYGEEIANGKPTGRLFHPIGVTGYVPDVLNSISMVGNDFALDGGNCGKGHKEWVPVSSGGPHLKMKVRLG; from the coding sequence ATGAGAATCCACGATCCATTGTCAGAGGAACTTGTTTTGGTGCGTGGTTTGCTACCCAGCCTGGTGGCAGCGATGGAACGCACTGTACCCTACGCTGCTGCCTGGGTCTCACGCATGCAAGGGCTCCAGATCATAGTGAGCGACCGCGAACAACATATCGCTGAGGTACTGCCCAGCCAGGGCGCAGTCTTCACCGCCTGGAACGGCGAGTTTCTGGAAGAAGCGGCTACTAGTGATCTAAGCCGTGGGATACTCGAGAAAACCGCCCTCGATCTGGCAAAATGCATAACCTTCAGGCACGGGGCCGACGGCATCGACCCTGGCGACGCACTTACACAGGAGTATGTAACCCGAGTGAAGATGTGGCCCAGCGACCTCTCGCCTCAAGAGCGCCTGGAGTTCTGCATCGATTTGCATGCCCGCACCCGGCGACTTGACCCGCGCATCATCAATGTACAAGTGCGCTACACCGATGGCGCGATAGCCACCGTCTTCGCCAATCGGGCAAAATTGCTTTCCCAATTTGTGCAGCGCGTGCGACTCCTGGTTCTCGTGATGGTGAGCGATGGCGAGAAAATGCGCTACGACTATCTTTCCCGCGACGGTACTGGCGGCATGGAATTGCTAGAGGTCAGCGACGACGACTTGCGGAGGCTATGCGACACCGCCGTAGCACTTCTATCTGCTGAAAGAATCGAACCGGGCTTCTACAATGTAATCTGTACACCAGACGTGTCTGGCGTGATGGCGCACGAAGCCTTTGGTCACGGCGTGGAGATGGACATGTTCCTGAAAGATCGTGCCAAATCACGGGAGTTCTTGGGTAAGCGCATTGCCCCGCCACATGTGAATATCCTGGATGATCCTTCGTATCCGGGTGGCTTTGGCAGTTACTTTTTCGATGACGAGGGGCAACTTGCCTCCCCCACATACATCATTCGCGATGGTATCTTCGAGCGTGGTCTAACTGACCTGTACTCGGCGCATGTCTTAGGTTTTCCGCGCAGCGCCAATGGCCGCCGTGAGAGTTTCGCGCGCAAAGTCTACGCCCGGATGTCCAATACTTTTTTCGGAAGGGGAACCACACCGGTAAGCGAAATGGTCGCCAGCATGGAACGGGGCATCTACCTCAAGCATGTCTCCAGTGGTATGGAAGACCCCAAGGGGTGGGGTGTGCAACTGACATGTCACTATGGCGAGGAAATAGCGAATGGCAAGCCAACAGGACGGCTCTTCCACCCAATCGGTGTCACTGGCTACGTGCCAGACGTGCTGAACAGCATTAGCATGGTGGGCAACGACTTTGCGCTGGATGGTGGAAATTGCGGCAAGGGGCACAAAGAATGGGTGCCGGTTTCATCAGGCGGTCCACATCTGAAAATGAAAGTGAGATTGGGGTGA
- a CDS encoding transposase: LIQNHKGHCEENAHVERSHRTDDDEFYIPRALAIHSERDLLDEALGYLYYYNNVREHSSLGYQTPFAHLKEQLPEIDENIRLVVPFMLDKVAVELGPWSGYHVLAQHPNDSHR, translated from the coding sequence CTGATCCAAAACCACAAAGGCCATTGTGAGGAGAATGCACATGTCGAACGCTCTCACCGCACCGATGACGATGAATTCTACATCCCCAGAGCGCTTGCTATTCACAGCGAGCGGGATTTGCTCGACGAAGCCCTGGGCTATCTCTACTACTACAACAACGTACGAGAACACTCCTCCCTGGGCTACCAAACACCTTTTGCCCACCTCAAGGAGCAATTGCCAGAGATCGATGAGAACATCAGGTTGGTCGTACCTTTTATGCTCGACAAAGTCGCCGTTGAACTAGGCCCTTGGAGTGGATACCATGTGCTGGCACAGCACCCAAATGACTCGCACCGCTGA
- a CDS encoding PAS domain-containing protein encodes MAANWFYLFALIAGLLLAYAFYQLHWLRRRLAAAGEHVAELTHDLQAEAVRTAFYQGQLEAIGDAISDALFVVDESRCVISLNEVAANLFPIEHPIGRPFIEVIRDHEIHQLLGETLAGHVGLVRQIYLDDRVFLVRAVRFRSDGSKGAVITLRDITELTRLSRARRDFVANISHDLRTPLTTIRLLVETLQRGAAGDKKLWSQLVERISAEVDMLERLAQELLDLSQLESGKVLLKLTPVSLAQVVDEVIDHLASLAERKGITVSSKVTPSSLALADGEKLSQVLTNLIHNAIKFTPNGGRVVVDAQANDEWLQVSVEDTGIGIPAQELPRIFERFYTVDRARRRADSGMGLGLAIAKHIVEAHGGRIWAQSDEGRGSTFYFTVPRAEPSSSPESGA; translated from the coding sequence ATGGCCGCGAATTGGTTTTATCTCTTTGCCCTAATCGCTGGGCTCCTTCTGGCTTATGCCTTCTACCAACTGCACTGGCTCAGGCGACGCCTCGCTGCGGCTGGAGAACACGTCGCCGAATTGACCCATGATCTTCAGGCTGAAGCAGTGAGAACTGCCTTCTACCAGGGTCAGTTGGAAGCCATCGGCGATGCCATTTCAGATGCTCTCTTCGTTGTGGATGAATCCCGCTGCGTGATCTCTCTGAATGAGGTCGCTGCTAACCTATTCCCGATCGAACACCCTATCGGCCGTCCGTTCATCGAGGTAATCCGCGACCACGAGATCCATCAGTTACTCGGGGAAACCTTGGCTGGACATGTAGGCCTCGTTCGCCAGATTTATTTAGATGACCGCGTGTTCCTTGTCCGCGCTGTGCGCTTCAGATCGGACGGGAGCAAAGGAGCAGTTATCACTCTTCGTGATATCACTGAATTAACCCGCTTAAGCCGCGCCCGCCGCGACTTTGTCGCCAATATTTCTCATGACCTTCGCACACCCTTGACCACCATTCGCCTTTTGGTAGAAACCTTGCAGCGCGGTGCGGCAGGCGATAAAAAGCTCTGGTCACAGTTGGTGGAGCGTATTTCCGCTGAGGTGGACATGTTAGAGCGGCTGGCGCAGGAGTTACTCGACCTCTCGCAACTGGAGTCTGGCAAGGTGCTGCTGAAGTTGACCCCCGTGTCTTTGGCACAGGTAGTAGATGAGGTAATTGATCACCTGGCCTCTCTGGCCGAGAGGAAAGGAATAACTGTTTCTTCGAAAGTAACGCCCTCCAGCCTGGCGCTGGCTGACGGCGAGAAATTATCACAAGTGCTCACCAATTTGATTCACAACGCCATCAAATTCACGCCGAACGGGGGGCGCGTTGTGGTGGACGCACAGGCCAATGATGAATGGTTGCAGGTGAGCGTAGAGGATACAGGCATTGGCATTCCGGCACAGGAACTGCCGCGCATCTTTGAGCGTTTCTACACAGTAGACCGCGCCCGAAGGCGCGCCGATAGCGGCATGGGGCTCGGCTTGGCGATCGCCAAACACATTGTGGAAGCACACGGGGGCAGAATTTGGGCTCAGAGCGACGAAGGCCGTGGCTCGACGTTCTACTTTACAGTGCCCCGGGCCGAACCATCTTCGTCTCCGGAAAGCGGGGCATAA
- the larE gene encoding ATP-dependent sacrificial sulfur transferase LarE — protein MGEDEKLARLRSIVKELGSVVVAYSGGVDSTYLLSVCIEVLKPQNVLAVIADSESYPRRELEEAQAVAKHLGATYQVIKTNELDNPQFARNLPDRCYHCKRELMTRLWEIARERGLRHVIHGANADDLGDYRPGIEAARESGARAPLSEVGLTKADIRALSKQRGLPTWNKPAMACLASRFPYGTPLTAEALRRVEAAEEFLRCEFGLGQVRVRHHDAIARLEVEPQAIPLLAAEGNRQRVVQRLRELGYIYVALDLGAFKSGSMNDVLNR, from the coding sequence ATGGGTGAAGACGAGAAGTTAGCGAGATTACGAAGTATTGTGAAGGAATTAGGGAGCGTGGTAGTGGCCTACTCTGGCGGCGTAGATAGCACGTACTTGCTTTCAGTGTGTATTGAAGTGTTGAAACCACAGAACGTCCTGGCGGTCATCGCCGATTCGGAGAGCTATCCACGCCGCGAATTGGAGGAGGCGCAAGCAGTGGCCAAACACCTGGGGGCGACCTACCAAGTGATAAAGACCAATGAATTAGATAATCCACAGTTCGCCCGAAACTTGCCGGACCGTTGTTACCACTGCAAGCGAGAACTCATGACCCGGCTGTGGGAGATAGCACGAGAGAGAGGGTTGCGTCACGTAATCCATGGCGCGAATGCGGACGACTTGGGTGACTACCGCCCTGGCATAGAGGCGGCGAGAGAATCGGGGGCGCGGGCACCGCTATCAGAGGTCGGATTAACAAAAGCCGATATCCGTGCTTTGTCCAAACAACGTGGCCTGCCTACTTGGAACAAGCCAGCCATGGCCTGCTTGGCATCGCGCTTTCCCTACGGCACGCCGCTGACGGCAGAAGCGTTACGCCGGGTCGAAGCAGCAGAAGAGTTCCTGCGCTGTGAGTTCGGATTGGGACAAGTGCGCGTCCGTCACCATGACGCCATTGCCCGACTGGAGGTCGAACCCCAGGCTATTCCACTCCTCGCTGCGGAAGGCAATCGACAACGCGTTGTGCAGCGTTTGCGCGAGCTGGGCTACATATATGTAGCGCTGGATTTGGGCGCTTTCAAATCAGGGAGCATGAACGATGTCCTCAACAGGTAG
- the larC gene encoding nickel pincer cofactor biosynthesis protein LarC, producing MPDRVIAYFDCYSGASGDMLLGALVDAGLSLDILQTELGKLPLGGYTLSTERQVRRGVSGTKLRVTVDQSTNQPHRDLRAIRALIQESTLAPQVVARAIAVFERLARAEAKVHGIPLDEVHFHEIGAVDSIVDVVGFVVGLHRLGVNTVYASTLPTGSGMVETAHGPLPIPAPATLEILAEVGAPIQFTPVETELLTPTGAALLAEFATFDQPSMSVHRVGYGFGDRELPWTNAVRVVLGEPLLEIAERDEVVLLECNLDDTTGQVLGYTMERCLVAGALDVWFTPIQMKKNRPGILLSALATPERVGAVAEIILQETTTLGLRQTRLQRHVAWRTSDQTVETPWGPVRIKVKYLAGQPVSASPEYEDCARLARESGEPLMRVYEAAMEAGRALL from the coding sequence TTGCCAGATAGGGTAATCGCATACTTCGACTGCTACTCAGGCGCGAGCGGCGATATGTTACTGGGTGCTTTGGTGGATGCCGGGTTATCGCTTGATATCCTACAGACAGAACTGGGGAAATTGCCTTTGGGGGGCTACACGCTTTCGACGGAGCGGCAAGTGCGGCGTGGTGTAAGCGGCACGAAACTGCGCGTGACCGTAGACCAGAGCACTAACCAACCGCACCGTGATTTAAGGGCAATCCGTGCGCTTATCCAAGAGAGCACACTCGCCCCTCAGGTGGTTGCACGTGCCATCGCCGTATTTGAGCGGCTGGCTCGGGCTGAAGCGAAGGTGCACGGCATTCCGCTCGATGAAGTACACTTCCACGAAATCGGCGCCGTGGATAGCATTGTGGATGTGGTGGGCTTCGTCGTCGGACTTCACCGACTGGGCGTGAACACAGTCTATGCCTCGACCCTCCCCACCGGCAGCGGAATGGTGGAAACGGCACACGGACCTTTGCCCATCCCCGCCCCGGCTACATTAGAGATACTGGCCGAAGTGGGAGCGCCAATCCAGTTTACCCCTGTGGAGACCGAACTCCTTACACCGACTGGAGCTGCGCTGCTCGCTGAGTTCGCCACTTTCGATCAACCCTCAATGAGCGTGCACAGGGTGGGCTACGGTTTTGGAGACCGAGAACTGCCGTGGACAAATGCAGTCCGTGTGGTCCTCGGAGAACCGCTATTAGAGATAGCAGAGCGCGATGAGGTTGTGCTCTTAGAGTGTAATTTGGACGACACTACGGGCCAGGTGTTGGGTTACACAATGGAACGGTGCTTGGTTGCTGGGGCGTTGGATGTGTGGTTCACGCCCATCCAGATGAAGAAGAACCGACCTGGCATTCTGTTATCCGCCCTAGCCACACCAGAGCGCGTGGGGGCAGTCGCAGAGATCATATTGCAGGAGACCACCACCCTTGGCCTGCGTCAAACTCGTCTGCAGCGCCATGTAGCCTGGAGGACGAGCGATCAAACCGTGGAAACTCCCTGGGGTCCGGTACGAATCAAAGTGAAATACCTGGCCGGACAGCCAGTCAGCGCCTCACCTGAATATGAGGATTGTGCGCGCCTGGCCCGGGAGTCGGGGGAGCCACTTATGCGGGTATACGAGGCGGCTATGGAGGCCGGGCGGGCACTGTTGTGA
- a CDS encoding prolipoprotein diacylglyceryl transferase: MGGPKIAFYIGPIGIAWYGIILVAATLAGTTVAAYEAKRRGDNPDHVWNGVLLALAFGMIGARLYHVLSAWDYYSRNPLQIFNTRTGGLGIFGALAGGLLALWIYTRRNNLSFFHWADIAAPGVALAQVIGRWGNFVNQELYGYPTNVPWAIYIDPAHRLPGFESYERFHPTFLYESLWSLGNFLFLMFVARRFKERLLDGDVFLLYFINYGVGRFLVEFQRPDAWRIGGIATAQIVGLVAAAACSVVLWHRHRALPHRTTEHEGPSL, translated from the coding sequence ATGGGTGGTCCTAAGATCGCATTCTATATCGGCCCTATTGGCATTGCTTGGTATGGCATTATCTTGGTCGCTGCGACGTTAGCAGGAACCACAGTCGCCGCTTACGAGGCCAAGCGTCGTGGCGACAACCCAGATCACGTCTGGAATGGTGTTCTGTTGGCGTTGGCCTTCGGCATGATCGGGGCGCGGTTGTATCATGTCCTCTCAGCGTGGGACTATTACAGCCGGAACCCGCTCCAGATATTCAACACTCGCACTGGGGGGTTGGGTATTTTCGGGGCCCTTGCTGGCGGCTTGCTGGCGCTGTGGATCTACACTCGACGCAATAATCTGAGTTTCTTTCACTGGGCTGACATCGCTGCGCCGGGAGTCGCCCTGGCTCAAGTCATTGGCCGTTGGGGCAATTTTGTTAACCAGGAACTCTATGGTTACCCGACTAACGTACCCTGGGCCATCTACATTGACCCAGCCCATCGCTTACCCGGCTTTGAGAGTTACGAGCGCTTCCACCCGACTTTCCTCTACGAATCATTGTGGAGCCTGGGCAATTTCCTCTTCCTGATGTTCGTGGCCCGTCGGTTCAAAGAACGCCTCCTCGATGGCGACGTCTTTTTACTCTATTTCATCAACTATGGTGTCGGGCGTTTCCTGGTGGAATTCCAGCGACCAGATGCCTGGCGCATCGGTGGCATTGCTACTGCCCAGATTGTGGGGTTAGTGGCTGCCGCAGCATGTTCCGTAGTCCTGTGGCATCGGCACCGCGCCCTACCGCATCGGACAACCGAGCACGAGGGCCCAAGCCTGTAG
- a CDS encoding response regulator transcription factor has product MQTNILLVEDEITLLDTLRYNLEKEGYTVSTATDGVQALEIARRDKPDLIILDIMLPELDGLSVCRILRKEMSVPIIMLTARGGEVDKIIGLESGADDYITKPFSLGEFLARVRAVLRRAPSTPADRLESGDLVVDLIGRRAYLGDKELNLTHKEFSLLVELMRHKGVALSRDLLLTRVWGYEYYGDSRTVDVHIRWLREKIEQDPSVPQRIQTIRGIGYRFEG; this is encoded by the coding sequence ATGCAAACCAACATCCTGCTTGTCGAAGACGAAATAACCCTTCTCGATACTCTAAGATATAATTTGGAGAAGGAGGGCTATACTGTCTCCACAGCCACCGATGGTGTACAGGCACTGGAGATAGCCCGCCGTGACAAACCTGACCTCATCATTTTGGACATCATGCTGCCCGAGTTGGATGGGCTTTCAGTCTGTCGGATCTTGCGGAAGGAAATGAGCGTGCCCATTATCATGCTCACTGCCCGCGGCGGAGAGGTGGATAAAATCATCGGCCTGGAAAGCGGGGCCGACGATTACATTACCAAGCCCTTCAGCCTAGGAGAGTTTCTGGCACGCGTCCGTGCTGTGTTGCGCCGGGCACCATCAACCCCCGCGGATCGCTTGGAATCAGGGGACCTCGTCGTGGATCTCATCGGCCGCCGGGCTTACCTCGGAGATAAGGAGCTGAACCTAACCCACAAAGAATTCAGCCTCCTTGTGGAATTGATGCGTCATAAAGGCGTCGCTCTCTCCCGGGACCTGTTGCTTACGCGGGTATGGGGCTATGAGTATTACGGTGACAGTAGAACGGTGGATGTACATATCCGCTGGCTGCGAGAAAAGATCGAACAGGATCCCTCCGTTCCTCAGAGAATCCAGACCATTCGCGGCATTGGCTATCGTTTCGAGGGATAG
- the larB gene encoding nickel pincer cofactor biosynthesis protein LarB, whose product MSSTGSEIQTPNDFACPDFGRTERCGIPEIILADCKAEEEVIVIARRFLEQEGRAIISRVPPTLEARLRTEFSSDAMFEWYAAPRAAILRRSGQSVPRTGGRVGIITAGTADVPIAEEAALVCRETGCAVYNAYDVGVAGLHRLFGPLEHMVKEEGVDVLIVAAGMDGALPSVVSGLVDIPVIGLPTSVGYGLGGEGVGALLSMLQTCAPGLCVVNIDNGIGAGAVAARIANRVAAARRG is encoded by the coding sequence ATGTCCTCAACAGGTAGTGAAATACAGACACCGAACGATTTTGCCTGTCCAGATTTCGGGCGCACCGAACGGTGTGGCATACCCGAGATCATCTTGGCCGATTGTAAGGCGGAGGAAGAAGTCATCGTCATCGCGCGGCGTTTTCTCGAACAAGAGGGCCGGGCTATCATCAGCCGCGTGCCACCAACATTGGAGGCACGGCTCAGAACTGAGTTCAGTTCAGATGCAATGTTTGAATGGTATGCTGCGCCCCGAGCCGCAATCCTCCGCAGGAGTGGGCAATCGGTGCCACGAACTGGCGGGAGGGTGGGCATCATCACTGCAGGGACGGCCGACGTACCCATCGCCGAAGAAGCCGCACTCGTCTGCCGCGAGACTGGTTGCGCCGTTTACAACGCCTACGATGTGGGCGTGGCCGGGCTGCACCGCCTCTTTGGGCCTCTGGAGCATATGGTGAAAGAGGAAGGCGTGGACGTGCTCATCGTCGCTGCAGGAATGGATGGGGCACTGCCTTCGGTGGTATCAGGGTTGGTAGATATACCAGTGATCGGACTGCCCACGTCCGTGGGCTACGGCTTGGGTGGCGAGGGCGTGGGAGCGCTGCTCTCAATGCTACAGACCTGTGCGCCAGGGTTGTGCGTGGTGAACATTGACAATGGCATCGGCGCGGGGGCAGTGGCGGCGCGGATCGCTAACCGCGTCGCGGCGGCGCGAAGGGGGTGA
- the pstS gene encoding phosphate ABC transporter substrate-binding protein PstS has protein sequence MFHKIVRIGLVAFVVLGLVAGCGPAATPTSAVPTQTPRVIEGLVTPTPEPKPAPGSIALNGAGATFPWPIYTEWIFAYQYVDPSVTINYQGIGSGGGIKAIKDGTVDFAGSDSLLKEEDYAEKPDLQMLPILAGAVVPIYNLIGKDGEPIQDLILDIPTLVDIYMAKVTKWNDPKIAALNPDLRDKLPDAIITAVHRSDGSGTTEIFTTALAGVSDEWENSVGAGKAVEWPVDKAGNGIGGKGNPGVAAAVQNTPNSIGYVELSYAVSNNIPFAKMVNAAGNVVVANAETLQSAMSDFGTAFDERLTIKSISNGQGPYSWPICGYTYLIITMEQSDCAKAKALLNYIRWSLTDPGAAKRAADLGYATIPEAVRDLVLSKLQEVKCNGQPVLSSE, from the coding sequence ATGTTTCACAAGATCGTACGAATAGGTCTGGTCGCATTTGTAGTGCTCGGCCTTGTTGCGGGATGCGGCCCCGCTGCCACACCAACCTCGGCCGTCCCAACCCAGACCCCCCGCGTCATCGAGGGGCTTGTCACACCGACGCCGGAGCCAAAGCCTGCTCCCGGTTCCATTGCCTTGAACGGTGCTGGTGCAACTTTCCCGTGGCCAATCTATACGGAGTGGATTTTCGCCTACCAGTATGTTGATCCTTCTGTAACGATCAATTACCAAGGCATTGGTTCTGGCGGTGGAATTAAGGCGATCAAGGACGGGACCGTGGACTTCGCTGGTTCTGACTCGCTCTTGAAAGAGGAAGACTATGCCGAAAAACCAGATTTGCAGATGCTGCCTATCCTCGCGGGTGCTGTAGTTCCTATCTACAACCTTATCGGGAAAGATGGCGAGCCTATCCAAGACCTGATCTTGGATATACCAACACTCGTTGACATCTACATGGCCAAGGTCACGAAATGGAACGATCCGAAAATTGCGGCCCTAAATCCAGACCTGAGGGACAAACTCCCAGATGCGATCATCACTGCCGTGCACCGCTCCGATGGCTCTGGCACCACTGAGATTTTCACTACTGCACTAGCAGGTGTAAGTGATGAATGGGAAAACAGCGTCGGCGCTGGTAAGGCTGTGGAATGGCCAGTGGACAAAGCAGGGAATGGCATCGGAGGCAAAGGTAATCCAGGAGTCGCTGCGGCGGTGCAGAACACGCCCAACTCCATTGGCTACGTCGAACTGAGCTACGCGGTCTCGAACAATATTCCGTTTGCCAAGATGGTGAATGCCGCCGGCAACGTAGTGGTAGCCAATGCTGAGACTCTTCAGTCTGCCATGTCGGACTTCGGCACAGCCTTCGACGAAAGGCTCACCATCAAAAGCATCAGCAATGGCCAGGGCCCATATTCCTGGCCTATCTGCGGCTACACTTACCTCATCATAACTATGGAGCAGTCGGATTGTGCTAAAGCCAAGGCGTTACTCAACTACATTCGGTGGTCTTTGACCGATCCTGGCGCGGCCAAGCGTGCAGCGGACCTGGGATATGCCACCATACCTGAAGCGGTTCGCGATCTGGTACTCTCCAAACTGCAAGAGGTGAAATGCAACGGTCAGCCTGTGCTGTCCAGTGAGTAA
- a CDS encoding DUF3842 family protein gives MVVAVIDGLGGGLGAEIVSRLRSALPRQVEIIALGTNAIATERMLKARANRGASGENAIRVTVQSADFIVGPIGIVIPNSMLGEITPEIAQTVVAAPGVKLLLPVEQSHLQIMGIEPKSLGEHIESAIDEIVRQARLSPPVSQA, from the coding sequence ATCGTTGTGGCCGTGATTGATGGGCTTGGCGGGGGTTTGGGAGCCGAGATAGTAAGCCGCCTCCGAAGTGCCCTGCCGCGTCAGGTGGAAATTATCGCTCTGGGCACGAATGCCATCGCCACGGAGCGTATGCTAAAAGCCCGCGCTAATAGAGGTGCGAGTGGGGAGAATGCCATCCGCGTTACTGTGCAGTCGGCGGATTTCATCGTCGGGCCGATTGGCATCGTGATCCCCAATTCAATGCTGGGCGAGATCACACCCGAGATCGCCCAAACAGTGGTAGCCGCGCCCGGCGTGAAACTTCTATTGCCGGTGGAACAGTCGCATCTGCAAATTATGGGCATTGAGCCCAAGTCGCTGGGCGAACACATCGAGTCTGCCATTGATGAAATCGTGCGTCAGGCGAGACTGAGTCCGCCAGTGAGCCAAGCCTGA
- the pstC gene encoding phosphate ABC transporter permease subunit PstC yields MSVSQRTLRKVNGPFAAFGRWLHHGDTPWRLLTFVMALCILLVVVAIGVSLWQQSRPAQVAFGWQFLAPTQDASWNPVLDKFEAWPSIYGTLVTSLIAVVLSVPVSISVAIFLTELCPAWLRTPLGLLIELLAAVPSVVYGLWGMFVFLPTVVTPIGQWLESALGTLPILDGLFSGPVPLSGLSRLGAGFILAIMILPTISAVSRDVLLAIPRAQREASLALGATQWETISQVLIPYGLSGILGAILLGLGRALGETMAVTMVIGNSLEPTSSLLRPGSTMASVIANEFAEAVSTLHSSALLEIGLILFAMTLLLNAIARLLVWSVARRIPQEACA; encoded by the coding sequence ATGTCAGTTTCTCAAAGAACGCTGAGGAAAGTGAACGGGCCATTTGCCGCTTTTGGTCGATGGCTCCACCACGGTGACACCCCCTGGCGGCTGTTGACCTTTGTGATGGCGCTCTGTATCCTATTGGTAGTGGTGGCGATAGGAGTATCACTGTGGCAACAATCTCGACCAGCCCAGGTCGCTTTCGGTTGGCAGTTCCTCGCTCCTACCCAAGATGCGTCGTGGAACCCAGTGCTGGACAAGTTCGAGGCCTGGCCCTCCATCTACGGTACGCTGGTGACATCGCTTATCGCAGTGGTTCTGTCAGTGCCGGTGAGCATTAGTGTGGCCATTTTCCTGACCGAACTTTGCCCTGCTTGGCTGCGCACACCCCTGGGCCTCCTTATCGAATTACTGGCTGCGGTCCCTAGTGTTGTCTACGGTCTGTGGGGCATGTTTGTATTCTTGCCAACGGTTGTAACCCCAATTGGTCAATGGCTGGAAAGCGCTCTGGGAACCCTCCCGATTCTCGACGGACTTTTCTCGGGACCCGTGCCGCTCTCAGGCCTCAGTCGACTGGGTGCTGGCTTCATCCTCGCGATCATGATTCTTCCCACGATCTCGGCTGTCTCACGGGATGTGTTGCTGGCCATTCCGCGAGCACAACGCGAGGCCTCACTCGCCCTCGGCGCGACACAATGGGAGACGATCTCGCAAGTGCTCATCCCCTACGGACTTTCCGGTATCCTCGGCGCTATACTTTTGGGCTTGGGCCGAGCGCTCGGCGAAACAATGGCGGTGACCATGGTAATAGGCAACAGTCTAGAACCCACATCTTCGCTTTTGCGCCCCGGCTCCACAATGGCCAGTGTGATTGCGAACGAGTTTGCAGAAGCAGTCAGTACACTGCACTCGAGCGCTCTGCTCGAGATAGGGCTCATTTTGTTTGCGATGACCCTCCTATTGAATGCGATAGCCCGGTTGCTCGTGTGGAGCGTCGCCCGACGAATCCCACAGGAGGCGTGCGCATGA